The Streptomyces sp. NBC_00102 genome segment ACCGCCGGCTCGACCTGGTGGGCCTGGAGCCCAGTGTGCTCGACCGGTACCCGATCGAGCTGTCCGGCGGGATGAAACAGCGCACCGTCATGGTGATCTCCACCCTGCTCGACCCGGCCCTCCTCATCGCCGACGAGGTCACCTCCGCCCTCGACGTCTCCACCCAGAAGGCGGTCGTCACCGCACTGACCGGACTGCGCGACGCGGGCCTCGTCACCAGCATGCTCTTCATCACCCACGACCTGGCCCTGACCTCGCACATCGCCGACTCGATCATGGTGATGTACGCCGGGAAACTCGCCGAGAAGGCACCGACCCGGGTCCTCACGGCCGAACCCCGCCACCCGTACACCCGGATGCTCCTCGGCTCGCTCCCCGAAGTCGGCGTACGCCACCGGGACCGGCCGCTCAGCGGCATCGCGGGCTCCCCGCCCTCGCTCCTCGACCCTCCGGCCGGCTGCCGCTTCCGCGACCGCTGCCCGCTCGCCGACGCCGGCTGCGCCGAGGAGCCGCCCGTCGTGGAGATCGCCCCCCGTCACTCCGTCGCGTGCTGGAAGGCATGATGCTGACCCTGGACCGAGTCACCAAGACCTACCGCGCGGGCGCCTTCGGCGGCGGCTCCGTCACCGCCGTCGACCGGGTCTCCTTCGACGCGGCACCCGGCGAAGTCGTCTCCCTCATCGGCGAGAGCGGCAGCGGCAAGTCCACCATCGGGCGCATGATCCTCGGCCTCACCGGGATCTCCGGCGGCAGCCTCACCCTGGACGGCGCCCCCGTCCGCCCGGGCAAGGACTTCTACCGCCGCGTCCAGGGCGTCTTCCAGGACCCCTTCTCCTGCTACAACCCCGTCTTCAAGGCCGACCGTGTCTTCGACATGATCCGCCGCGCCTACCACTCCGGCGTCCCCGACCGCGAGTGGGCCGGCCGGGTCGAGAAGGCCGTCCGGGACGTCCGCCTCGACCCCGGGCAGGTACTCGGCCGCTACCCGCACCAGCTCAGCGGCGGCCAGTTGCAGCGCCTCCTCATCGCCCGCGCCCTCCTGCTCGACCTGAGTTTCCTGGTCGCCGACGAGATCACCAGCATGCTCGACGCCTCCACCCGCATCGACGTGCTCAACCTGCTGGCCGGGCTGAAGGAACGCGGCCTCGGCGTCCTCTACATCACCCACGACCTCTCCCTCGGCACCTACCTCGCCGAGCGGACCGTGGTGCTCCGCCGGGGCCGGGTCGTGGAACGCGGCGACACCCAGAAGGTGTTCGGCAACCCCCTGCACCCGTACACCCGGACCCTGCTGGCCGCCGTGCCCCGGCTCAACACCCCCTGGGAGCCGCCGGAGCCGGTGGAGAGCTGCGCGTACCACCGGGGCACCCCGGAACCGGACGGCGGTGGCGGGCTGCACCAAGCCGAAGAAGATCACTTCGTGGCCTGTGCCGGACTCCCCGACTGCGGAAGGATCACCGCGTGACCCTCCACCGACTGCCCCTCGCCGAAGGCTGGACCCTGCACCCCGCCGGACCGGTCCCCGTGCCCCTCCCCGCCGACGGCATACCCGCCACCGTCCCCGGCTGCGTCCACACCGACCTCCTCGCGGCGGGGCTCATCGACGACCCGTACCTGGACGACAACGAGACCCGGCTCGGCTGGATCGGCCGCACCGACTGGACCTACCGCACCACCTTCCAGCGGTCGACCGCCGGTGAGGACTGCGCGGACCTCTGCTTCGACGGCCTCGACACCGTCGCCACCGTCACCCTGAACGGCACCGAACTCGGCCGCACCGCCAACCAGCACCGCTCCTACCGCTTCCCCGCCGAGCACCTGCTCCGCGAGGGCGCCAACACCCTGGAAGTCCGCTTCACCGCCCCGTACGCCTACGCCGAAGCGCTCCGCGAACGGCTCGGCGACCGCCCCGGCGCCTATGCGGAGCCGTATGCCTTCATCCGGAAGATGGCCTGCAACTTCGGCTGGGACTGGGGCCCGACCCTGGTCACCTCCGGCATCTGGCGCCCCGCCGCCCTGGAGAGCTGGACCGGCCCCCGCATCGCCGGGGTGAAGCTCCTCGGCGACGTGGACCCCGACGGCGTACCGCGCCTGACCGCGACGCTGACCGTGGACCGCCGGGGCGAGCACGGCGACGGCCCGAAGGCGCTCGCCGCGCACGTCGAAATCGGGGGCGAGCGGCATGCGCTGGCCGTCCCCGCCGACGGGACGACCGCGACCCTCGTCGTGCCCGTCCCGCAGGCCGAACGCTGGTGGCCGCACAGCCACGGCGAGCAGCCGCTGTACGCCGTCCAGGTCCGGCTCGGCGACCAGGTCTGGCAGGGCAGGACCGGCTTCCGCACGGTCTCCCTGGAGCGCGAGGCGTTCCGGATCGCGGTCAACGACGAGCCGGTGTTCGTCCGGGGCGTGAACTGGATCCCCGACGACTGCTTCCCCTCCCGGATCACCCGCCGGCACCTCTCCGACCGCCTCGACGAAGCCGTCGCCGCCGGGGTCAACCTCGTACGCGTCTGGGGCGGCGGCCTCTACGAGAGCGACGACTTCTACGAACTCGCCGACGAAAAGGGCCTGTTGGTCTGGCAGGACTTCCTCTTCGCCTGCGCGGCCTACCCCGAGGAGCAACCACTCCACGACGAGGTCGAGGCGGAGGCCCGCGAGAACGTCGTCCGCCTCGCCCCGCACCCCTCGCTCGTCCTGTGGTGCGGCAACAACGAGAACCTGGAGGGCCACGCCGACTGGGGCTGGGCCAAGGAACTCGGGGACCGCACCTGGGGGTACGGCTACTACCACGAGCTGCTCCCCGCGATCTGCGCCGAACTCGACCCCACCCGCCCCTACTGGCCCGGCTCGCCCTACTCCGGATCGCCCGAACTCCCCCCGAACGAGCCGACGCTGGGCACGGTCCACCTCTGGGACGTGTGGAACCGGGTCGACTACCGCCACTACGCCGACCACGCGCACCGCTTCGTCGCCGAGTTCGGCTTCCAGGGCCCGCCCGCGTACGCCACCCTCCGGCGCGCGATCAGCGGCCCGCTCGCGCCCGACGCCCCGTACGTGACCCACCACCAGAAGGCCGAGGACGGCGACGCCAAACTGCTGCGCGGGCTCGGCGACCACCTCCCGCGGCCGGGCGGCACGGGCGCCGCCTCCTTCGACGACTGGCACTGGCTCACCCAGCTCAACCAGGCCCGCGCCGTCGCCTTCGGCATCCGCCACTTCCGCTCCCACACGCCGTACTGCATGGGCTCCGTCGTCTGGCAGCTCAACGACTGCTGGCCCGTCGTCTCCTGGTCCGCCCTCGACGGCGACGGCCGCCGCAAACCCCTCTGGTACGCCCTGCGTTCCGTCTACGCCGACCGCCTCGCCGTCCTCCGTGACGCCACCCTCCACCTGGTCAACGACGCGGCCGAGCCCTGGGAGGGCACCCTCCACCTGACCCGGCACGCGCTCGACGGCACCGTGCTGGCCGAGGAGCGGCTGCCCGTCGCCACGGCCGCCCGCGACGTCACCCGCGTACCCCTCCCGCAGTCCGTCGCCGCCCCCGCCGACCCGGCGCGCGAACTGCTGGTGGTCCGGCTCGGGGAGCTGCGGACCGTGGAGTTCTACGCGGAGGACACCGCCGTGGACCTGCCCCCGGCCCGCTGGACGGCGACCGTCACCCCTCGCACCGGCGATCCCGCCGCCTACGAGGTCCGGGTGACGGCCCACACCCTCCTGCGCGACCTCGCGCTCTTCCCGGACCGCCTGGACCCGGCGGCCCGGGTGGACGACATGCTCACGACCCTCCTCCCCGGCGAAACCGCCGTCTTCCGGGTCACCGGAGCCCGCCTCGACGACCCGGAGGCCCTCACCCGGAAGCCGGTGCTGCGCTGCGTCAACGACGTGGCCGGGCCTCCCGCGTAGGGGTCGGGGAGGCGCAGGGGAGGCGCAGGGGTGGCGAGACCCTGGCGAGCGGTGGCTGAAGACCGGCGCATTCGTCCGTAAGGGTGCGGCGACTTTCCGTCAATCCCGTTCGCCGGGGAGAAGGACCATGATCGGGACGGGTGCGTGGTCATGACCTCGGGGCGGGGTCTGACGCCCCATCAAACGATCAATAAAATAAGACAACATCGCGCTACTGCGCCGCTGATGGGGGGCGCCCCCCGATAGGGTCAAGTCCCGACGCGGAGCCGCGCGCAAGCCCGGGTGGTGGAACGCAGACACGGCGAGCTTAAACCTCGCTGCCCCTCGGGGGCGTGCCGGTTCGAGTCCGGCTCCGGGCACTCACATCCATCGCCGCTCCGGCCCGAGGAAGGGTCACGGCCTGCCGTGGACGCCGGCGTGTGCGGGCGCCCGGACGCCAGGGCGTGCGGGCGCCCCCGGATCGCCGGAGCCCTCGGCGCGAGGGCTGCACGCGGCCGGGCGGAACGTGCGACTCATCCGCAGGCAAAGGCTTTCGGCCAAGCTGTGCCGGGCCTCATCCGGTCGCCTCCCGGGTGCCGAATTCCTACGTGACCACACGAAGAGAGGGCCCTCGCGCGGCGGAGCCCGATGCCGCATACCGTGCCTATCTGACGCATACCATCCACTGCTCGACGTGCCGGGCCGGTGAACGGTGCGCCACCGCGTCGCGTCTGGCCGAGGAATGGCGGAGGTTCCGTTGATCTGTGTGGACTGCGATCAGGCCATTGTCGGGCCGGCCGTGTTGGTGTCCGAGGCGGACAGCATGTCCGGGGCGCGGGCCGATGCCTACGCCCACCCCGCGAACTCCCCGGAGTGCGTGCCCCGTACGCCCGGCAAGGCGAGGCTGCGGCGCCTCATCGACGGCGGGGTGGGACCGGGGCGCGCCGGAACGGGGTGACCGGGCAGGGCCCCAGGGCGGGCCCGGTCACCCCGTTCCGGTCGGGCGGGGCGGGCTTCCGGTGTGGGGTAAATCCAGCTGCGCGAGGACGGGTTCGAGCCGCACCATGGGCTGATGCGGAAGATTCCCACGCTGTTCCTGCGCGACTTCTCGACCCGCCCGGCGGGCGTACTCCCCGAGGTGACACCCGGCTGCGGCTGGGTGCTCTCCGGGGAGGGCGTGGCCACGCGCAAGTACGACGGCACGTGCCTGCGGATGGACGGGGCGGGGGCCTGGTGGGCGCGGCGCGAGGTGCGGGCCGGGCGGGCGGCGCCCCCGGAGTTCGTCCCCCTGTCCACCGACCCGGCGACGGGGAAGACGGTCGGCTGGGAGCCGGTCGCGGGGTCGTCCTTCGCGAAGTTCCACGCGGAGGCGCTGGCCGCGGACGGGGGCCGGGACTGGTTCCCGGGGACGTACGAACTGATCGGGCCGAGGATCAACGGGAACCCCGAGCGCAGTGATGCGCACCGGCTGGTCGAGCACGCCGGTGCCGAGCGACTCCCCGTGCCGGAGCTGACGTTCGACGGTATCCGTGCGGGTGTGCTCGCGCTGGCGGCGGCCGACGGGTGCGAGGGGATCGTCTGGCACCACCCCGACGGGCGGATGGCGAAGATCAAGGCCCGGGACTTCCCCCGTGCCGACGGTCCGGCGACGGCCCGGTGAACACTCCGGCGCCCCGTGACGCTCTCAGGGCCGGGGCCAGGGCCGGCCGCCGAGGCGTTCCAGGTCCGAGTTGAAGCGGCGGAGGTAGTCGGCGAAGGCGGCGACGTCCTCGCGCGGCCAGTCGACCATGACCCGGCCCAGGGAGGCGACCGTCCCCTCGCGCTCCTCGTCGAGGATGCGGCCGCCCTCGGCGGTGATGCGGAACTTGCGGGCCATGCCGCCCGCCGGGTCGGGGATGCGCTCCACGAGCCCGGCGCGCATCGCGGCCGTGGTCTGGCGGTTGAGCGTGGAGACGTCGAGGTCGAAGGCCTCGCTCAACTCTCCGATGGACATGGGCCCCTGGATGCGTATGCGGCTGAGCAGGATGTACGCGCTCCGCTCCAGGACGCCGTCCTCGCGGCGGCCCTTGCGGTGGTTGAGGAGCCCGTGCCGACTGAGCAGCATCTGCTCGTACTCGACGTCCTTGACCGCGCTGTCCATGGGTGGGTTGCCTCCAGCTTCCTGCCGGGCCGGTGCGTCGGGGTCCCGGGTGGCCCGGCTCCATCCTGACACATGATGTGCATCGAGCACATGACATGCATAATGCAATGGGAATGTACGATGCTCACCCTTTCCCCGCCCCGCTCCAGCCCGCCCGATTTTCGTCCCGGACCTCCCGTCCCGACCCCCATCGAGGAATCGCGTTATGGATGCCCCCCAGCCCACGGCCCGCACAGGCGGCGTGATCACCACGCTGGCCCTCGCCGGCACCGCCGCCGCGATCATGCAGACCCTGGTCACCCCGCTGATCGCCGAGCTCCCGCAGATCCTGCACACCTCCTCCTCGAACACGGCCTGGGTGATCACGGTCACGCTGCTCGTCGCGGGCGTCTGCGTGCCGGTCACCGGCCGCCTCGGCGACCTCCTCGGCAAGCGCCGGATGCTCCTGGCCTGCGCCGTCCCGCTGATCGTCGGCTCCGTGGTCTGCGCGCTGTCCTCCTCCATCGTGCCGATGATCATCGGCCGGGGTCTCCAGGGCATGGGCATGGGCATGGTGCCGCTCGGCATCGCGCTCCTCCGTGACGTGGTCCCCGCCGAGAAGCTCAGCAGCTCGATCGCTCTGGTCAGCGCCTCCATGGGTATCGGCGGCGCCCTCGGCCTGCCGATCTCCGCCGCCGTCGCCGAGTACACGAGCTGGCGGGTCCTGTTCTGGGGCTCCGCGGTGCTCGCGCTGATCGTCGCCGTACTGATCCACACCTTCGTCCCCGACGTCCCCGCCGGGGCCAAGGGCCAGCGCTTCGACGCACCCGGAGCGGTCGGGCTCGCCATCGGCCTGGTCTCCCTGCTGCTCGCCATCTCCAAGGGCGCCGACTGGGGCTGGGCCTCCGGCACCACGCTCGGCCTGTTCGCCGTGGCCGTCGTCGCCCTGGGCCTCTGGGGCTTCTACGAGCTCCGCACCCGCGACCCGCTGGTCGACCTGCGGACCACCGCTCGCCCCCGCGTCCTCATGACCAACATCTCCTCGATCCTG includes the following:
- a CDS encoding ABC transporter ATP-binding protein → MTLTVTDLRVHYRTLRGEVRALDGVGFDVADGEILGLAGESGCGKTTLGKSLIRLDGRMRHAGGTVTLDGEDVPIADDRAMNAFRFHRISLVPQYSMSALNPTRRIGRMIRELLASRGVSVDTAELHRRLDLVGLEPSVLDRYPIELSGGMKQRTVMVISTLLDPALLIADEVTSALDVSTQKAVVTALTGLRDAGLVTSMLFITHDLALTSHIADSIMVMYAGKLAEKAPTRVLTAEPRHPYTRMLLGSLPEVGVRHRDRPLSGIAGSPPSLLDPPAGCRFRDRCPLADAGCAEEPPVVEIAPRHSVACWKA
- a CDS encoding ATP-binding cassette domain-containing protein, with protein sequence MLEGMMLTLDRVTKTYRAGAFGGGSVTAVDRVSFDAAPGEVVSLIGESGSGKSTIGRMILGLTGISGGSLTLDGAPVRPGKDFYRRVQGVFQDPFSCYNPVFKADRVFDMIRRAYHSGVPDREWAGRVEKAVRDVRLDPGQVLGRYPHQLSGGQLQRLLIARALLLDLSFLVADEITSMLDASTRIDVLNLLAGLKERGLGVLYITHDLSLGTYLAERTVVLRRGRVVERGDTQKVFGNPLHPYTRTLLAAVPRLNTPWEPPEPVESCAYHRGTPEPDGGGGLHQAEEDHFVACAGLPDCGRITA
- a CDS encoding glycoside hydrolase family 2 protein, with the protein product MTLHRLPLAEGWTLHPAGPVPVPLPADGIPATVPGCVHTDLLAAGLIDDPYLDDNETRLGWIGRTDWTYRTTFQRSTAGEDCADLCFDGLDTVATVTLNGTELGRTANQHRSYRFPAEHLLREGANTLEVRFTAPYAYAEALRERLGDRPGAYAEPYAFIRKMACNFGWDWGPTLVTSGIWRPAALESWTGPRIAGVKLLGDVDPDGVPRLTATLTVDRRGEHGDGPKALAAHVEIGGERHALAVPADGTTATLVVPVPQAERWWPHSHGEQPLYAVQVRLGDQVWQGRTGFRTVSLEREAFRIAVNDEPVFVRGVNWIPDDCFPSRITRRHLSDRLDEAVAAGVNLVRVWGGGLYESDDFYELADEKGLLVWQDFLFACAAYPEEQPLHDEVEAEARENVVRLAPHPSLVLWCGNNENLEGHADWGWAKELGDRTWGYGYYHELLPAICAELDPTRPYWPGSPYSGSPELPPNEPTLGTVHLWDVWNRVDYRHYADHAHRFVAEFGFQGPPAYATLRRAISGPLAPDAPYVTHHQKAEDGDAKLLRGLGDHLPRPGGTGAASFDDWHWLTQLNQARAVAFGIRHFRSHTPYCMGSVVWQLNDCWPVVSWSALDGDGRRKPLWYALRSVYADRLAVLRDATLHLVNDAAEPWEGTLHLTRHALDGTVLAEERLPVATAARDVTRVPLPQSVAAPADPARELLVVRLGELRTVEFYAEDTAVDLPPARWTATVTPRTGDPAAYEVRVTAHTLLRDLALFPDRLDPAARVDDMLTTLLPGETAVFRVTGARLDDPEALTRKPVLRCVNDVAGPPA
- a CDS encoding MarR family winged helix-turn-helix transcriptional regulator produces the protein MDSAVKDVEYEQMLLSRHGLLNHRKGRREDGVLERSAYILLSRIRIQGPMSIGELSEAFDLDVSTLNRQTTAAMRAGLVERIPDPAGGMARKFRITAEGGRILDEEREGTVASLGRVMVDWPREDVAAFADYLRRFNSDLERLGGRPWPRP
- a CDS encoding MFS transporter, with the protein product MDAPQPTARTGGVITTLALAGTAAAIMQTLVTPLIAELPQILHTSSSNTAWVITVTLLVAGVCVPVTGRLGDLLGKRRMLLACAVPLIVGSVVCALSSSIVPMIIGRGLQGMGMGMVPLGIALLRDVVPAEKLSSSIALVSASMGIGGALGLPISAAVAEYTSWRVLFWGSAVLALIVAVLIHTFVPDVPAGAKGQRFDAPGAVGLAIGLVSLLLAISKGADWGWASGTTLGLFAVAVVALGLWGFYELRTRDPLVDLRTTARPRVLMTNISSILVGVGMYSFMLIAPQLLQFPEATGYGLGQSMLACGLWMAPGGVMMMIVSPLGGKLINARGPKIALVLGALVISAGYGLSLVLMGSAWGLMIVGIVINSGVGLAYGAMPALIMSSVPISETAAANGFNTLMRSLGTTIGSAVIGVVLAQMTINLGGHTLASEDGFRVGLTVGCGVALVAAAVAAFIPGLVRPAADKDEAGEAPAAKAAVEAA